Proteins from one Fragaria vesca subsp. vesca linkage group LG6, FraVesHawaii_1.0, whole genome shotgun sequence genomic window:
- the LOC101313534 gene encoding formin-like protein 11-like yields MGYHSSEISNMMEIFIMLLLFSLLSTTHIFSVDALADAEGFIVHGLQDVHYSMEDNAEGTQNLQIEKVSGEDESEEHKISVVEKFRSLLGLRSLHKRTPSNGDSENVSPSPSPSPFTEAEAPSPAPAPAPAPVVHIHPHLRRPHRLHSISPPRKIVKKDDDKGRTRKILVAVLVSAGAATLISVLGLIWGCKKYKAHKKKPTRVISVYGQKGGGTSESKVSLNPATHDLIYVNSLDVDDIEQQQQPPSCTLNETVEDECNQDMVKPDFDNVSSSSTREITSVHEDNAESVNYESDCASTGVKVAPIDAYSSDEESFHSFGDSNSSSFRLSNASASSLCDNVVENMSTNVPNREHCLAPSFMNSPNPSVTPNQTSIPSLTAPSSSNNANNFTPPPTPPPPPPPPPPMRFDPLSSSASSTRITSRASSSSTLKNLSPPRKSNSSCGSNQVSEGGFPFSPLKSSMPSPTPPSIPPPPCPPPFLKAANNSAKGPPPPPFPQVTPLGKDGTPLPKLKPLHWDKVRAAPDHSMVWDKLRSSSFEFDEDMIESLFGYNLQNTMKNDEGKSKTPSPSKHVLEPKRLQNITILSKALNATTDQVCEALVQGTGLCLQQLEALAKMEPTTEEEAKLSGYKGDIKELGSVEKFVLAVLNVPFAFQRVEAMLYRETFEDEVVHLRNSFSVLEEACKELRSSRLFLKLLEAVLKTGNRMNVGTIRGGARAFKLDALLKLADVKGTDGKTTLLHFVVQEIIRAEGIRVSDSIMGRISQKNKSKTVEEKEEDYRRMGLDLVSGLSTELYNAKKTATLDLDVLASGVSNLSDEMTKLKHLINKELAMDEKSGNFVISMKSFISYAENSLKELQGDENRVLSHVKEITEYFHGNVSKEEANPLRIFVIVRDFLGMLDHVCKELRSSKASRTPNPLAPFR; encoded by the exons ATGGGTTATCATAGCTCTGAGATTTCCAACATGATGGAAATTTTCATAATGTTGCTTCTCTTTTCATTACTCAGTACCACCCACATTTTCAGTGTTGATGCTTTGGCAGATGCAGAGGGCTTCATTGTTCATGGCCTACAAGATGTGCATTATTCCATGGAGGACAATGCTGAGGGGACTCAGAACTTGCAGATTGAGAAGGTTTCTGGAGAAGATGAAAGTGAGGAGCATAAGATTTCAGTGGTGGAGAAGTTCAGGTCTTTGCTTGGATTGAGGAGCTTACACAAGAGAACACCATCAAATGGTGACAGTGAAAATGTGTCCCCATCTCCTTCTCCTTCACCCTTTACTGAAGCTGAGGCTCCAAGTCCGGCTCCAGCTCCGGCTCCGGCTCCGGTAGTGCACATCCACCCACATTTACGACGTCCACACCGGTTGCACTCAATCTCACCGCCTCGGAAAATTGTTAAGAAGGATGATGATAAAGGCAGAACCAGGAAGATACTTGTTGCTGTTCTTGTTTCAGCTGGAGCTGCTACTTTGATTAGTGTGCTTGGCCTCATTTGGGGTTGTAAGAAGTACAAAGCGCACAAGAAGAAACCCACAAGAGTGATTTCAGTTTACGGCCAAAAGGGAGGAGGAACAAGCG AAAGCAAGGTGAGCTTAAACCCTGCCACTCATGATCTCATTTATGTTAATTCATTAGACGTTGATGATATAGAGCAACAACAACAACCGCCCTCTT GCACATTGAATGAGACAGTAGAGGATGAGTGTAATCAAGATATGGTGAAACCAGATTTTGACAATGTTAGTAGTTCTTCCACAAGGGAAATTACCTCTGTTCATGAGGATAATGCAGAATCAGTTAATTATGAGTCTGACTGTGCCTCAACTGGGGTTAAAGTTGCTCCCATTGATGCTTATTCTTCTGATGAGGAATCTTTCCATTCTTTTGGTGATTCCAATTCATCAAGCTTTCGCCTTTCGAATGCTTCAGCGAGTAGTCTCTGCGACAATGTAGTAGAAAATATGTCCACAAATGTGCCAAACAGAGAGCATTGTTTAGCACCCTCTTTTATGAACTCACCAAATCCATCAGTAACCCCAAACCAAACTTCAATTCCATCTTTGACTGCACCATCTTCTTCCAATAATGCAAACAATTTCACTCCTCCTCCAACTCCTCCCCCTCCTCCACCTCCACCCCCACCCATGCGCTTTGATCCTTTAAGTTCTTCTGCTAGTTCAACTCGAATTACATCTAGAGCTTCATCCTCTTCCACATTGAAAAATCTATCACCTCCAAGAAAATCGAATTCTTCTTGTGGATCAAACCAAGTCTCAGAAGGTGGCTTTCCATTTTCGCCTCTAAAGTCCTCAATGCCTTCTCCAACTCCGCCTTCTATTCCTCCACCACCTTGCCCACCTCCCTTTTTGAAAGCAGCTAACAACTCTGCCAAAGGTCCACCTCCTCCACCATTCCCTCAAGTCACACCATTGGGAAAAGATGGAACTCCATTGCCTAAATTGAAGCCGCTACACTGGGACAAAGTTAGAGCTGCACCAGATCATTCTATGGTGTGGGACAAACTGAGATCAAGCTCATTTGA GTTTGACGAGGATATGATTGAATCACTTTTTGGATACAATCTTCAAAACACAATGAAGAATGATGAAGGAAAAAGCAAGACACCTTCTCCAAGTAAGCATGTACTTGAGCCAAAGAGACTACAGAACATTACCATACTTTCAAAAGCCCTGAATGCTACTACTGATCAAGTATGTGAAGCACTAGTACAAG GAACCGGTTTGTGTTTACAACAACTTGAAGCACTTGCGAAGATGGAGCCAACCACTGAAGAAGAGGCAAAGCTCTCTGGCTATAAAGGAGATATCAAGGAACTGGGGTCAGTTGAGAAATTTGTTCTGGCAGTACTTAACGTTCCTTTCGCCTTTCAGCGAGTTGAAGCCATGCTTTACAGAGAAACTTTTGAAGATGAGGTGGTTCATCTTAGGAACTCATTTTCAGTCCTAGAG GAGGCCTGCAAGGAACTGAGGTCAAGCAGGCTGTTCTTGAAATTACTCGAAGCCGTGTTGAAAACAGGAAATCGGATGAATGTGGGAACTATCAGGGGAGGTGCCAGAGCATTCAAGCTAGACGCGCTTCTCAAACTTGCTGATGTAAAAGGAACTGATGGAAAGACTACCTTGTTACACTTTGTTGTGCAAGAAATAATAAGGGCAGAAGGAATCAGAGTCTCGGATAGCATAATGGGGAGGATCAGCCAGAAAAACAAAAGCAAAACTGTTGAAGAGAAGGAAGAAGATTACAGAAGAATGGGGCTGGACCTTGTCTCTGGTCTCAGCACTGAACTCTACAATGCGAAGAAGACAGCTACATTGGACTTGGATGTTCTTGCAAGTGGTGTATCAAACCTATCTGATGAAATGACCAAGCTGAAGCATTTGATAAACAAAGAGTTGGCCATGGATGAGAAAAGTGGTAACTTTGTGATCTCCATGAAGTCTTTCATAAGCTACGCAGAGAATAGTTTGAAAGAGTTGCAGGGTGATGAGAATAGAGTGCTGTCACATGTGAAGGAGATAACAGAGTATTTTCATGGAAATGTGAGCAAAGAAGAAGCAAACCCACTTAGAATTTTTGTGATTGTTAGAGACTTTCTAGGCATGTTAGACCATGTCTGTAAAGAGCTTAGAAGCTCAAAAGCCAGCCGCACTCCAAATCCTCTTGCTCCATTCAGATAG